A window of Rhododendron vialii isolate Sample 1 chromosome 13a, ASM3025357v1 contains these coding sequences:
- the LOC131313345 gene encoding uncharacterized protein LOC131313345 isoform X1, which translates to MALKFLNKKGWHTGSLRNIENVWKAEQKHDAEQKKLEELRKQILEERERSEFRLLQEQAGLVPRQERLDFLYDSGLSVGKGGNSDGFKALESLPKTEPQTASSSSSVKQEQPSVPGALFEEKPQSANDAWRKLHSDPLLLIRQREQEALARVKNNPIQMAMIRKSVEAQNKEKTPKSDKIREKHHNKKPKHGRHSSPERNTDSENVASESDKRRNHKSSKRDEHSDKLPPRSERESRERTTNRGKDVMYKEQPYRAPSDSTKENGETRDGIKRKHDKSQREKYYWEGRMEDSESGRKGREDRHESYHKRRNNPSKLSEEERATRLQEMQMDAELHEQQRWKRLKKADEIDDQEAVRAHTVGSRNFLDAAQKSVYGAEKGGSSTIEESVRRRTHYSQRRSEDGEANAFRR; encoded by the exons ATGGCGTTGAAGTTTCTAAACAAGAAGGGATGGCACACGGGGAGCCTTCGGAACATAGAGAACGTTTGGAAAGCCGAGCAGAAACACGACGCCGAACAGAAGAAGTTGGAAGAACTCCGCAAGCAGATCCTCGAGGAGAGAGAGCGCTCCGAGTTTCGCCTCCTCCAAGAGCAAGCCGGCCTCGTTCC TCGGCAAGAGAGATTGGATTTCCTGTATGATTCAGGTCTATCCGTTGGAAAGGGCGGTAATTCTGATGGATTTAAGGCACTTGAGTCCTTACCAAAGACTGAACCTCAAACAGCTTCCTCCTCGTCTTCTGTAAAG CAGGAGCAGCCGTCTGTCCCAGGTGCTTTATTTGAGGAGAAGCCTCAATCTGCCAATGATGCGTGGAGGAAACTTCATTCAGATCCTTTGCTTTTGATTCGACAGCGAGAGCAAGAAGCCCTAGCTCGTGTGAAGAACAACCCCATCCAGATGGCAATGATTCGCAAATCT GTTGAAGCTCAGAACAAGGAAAAGACACctaaaagtgacaaaatcagagAGAAGCATCATAACAAGAAGCCGAAGCATGGGAGACATTCTTCACCTGAAAGGAACACGGATTCAGAAAACGTTGCTAGTGAAAGTGACAAAAGAAGAAACCACAAGAGCTCAAAACGTGATGAGCATTCCGACAAGTTACCACCACGTTCAGAGAGAGAATCGAGGGAAAGGACTACTAATAGAGGCAAGGATGTGATGTACAAAGAGCAGCCATATCGTGCCCCATCTGATTCAACCAAGGAAAATGGGGAGACTCGGGATGGAATCAAGAGGAAGCATGACAAGTCACAACGTGAAAAATATTATTGGGAAGGCCGAATGGAGGATTCTGAATCTGGTAGAAAGGGGAGGGAAGACCGACATGAATCATACCACAAGCGCCGGAATAATCCCTCTAAACTTTCCGAAGAAGAGAGAGCTACTAGGCTGCAGGAGATGCAAATGGATGCCGAGTTGCATGAACAGCAAAGATGGAAACGTCTAAAGAAGGCAGATGAGATTGATGATCAAGAAGCCGTGCGTGCACACACAGTTGGTAGCAGGAATTTCTTGGATGCTGCTCAAAAAAGTGTATACGGTGCTGAGAAGGGGGGAAGTTCCACTATAGAGGAGAGTGTACGGCGCCGAACGCATTATTCTCAGAGAAGGTCAGAAGATGGTGAAGCTAATGCTTTTCGGCGTTAA
- the LOC131313343 gene encoding QWRF motif-containing protein 6-like, translating into MKDSIADQVTPTVADSVPPLPPPPSRHQRPRVREVSSRFMSSIVPSSPGDLHHHQNHHHVPKSPISKHTPMPTPEIHSRPLQRSKSAQRQRGGGGGGQEIEAAEPLSSRAADDNNIQQLDTSRSLESPLKGLHSVKGSVVQRNNKRGASVKLIFKENNGGKSEHQQSEVLRRRGGNFTTPSRPDTPTVSTTSTGTDHRVVSSRFRLSGTVQKGINITTATAAAKLLQSSGMMSSSFNAAQLPPNPHASNSNGNGGTLGRENDTCPTPSNPSSDCGLGSDSEEDVVQQDSRLRSSLPEVDVSTRLLGDRSCTMGNNAIGCNSSKFSASSPCSRSLNLPLSSYEHSSSLLHTVGRAGEKPTKPLGNSGKMGSLCLPPLPCPKAGGDLKKGRKDSSHVEQVHSLKLLHNHHLQWRFANAKAEASMHAQRRETERDLYSLQVKISNLCDAVKRKQIELGLWKRTQTLSTILEAHMPNLDEWSTLEGEYLSSLSGVIDALVNASLQLPVGGNVQADIKEVREALNAALKMTESICSHIQNFVPKAEEMDTSISELARVSGGERALVEECGHLLFKTYTSQVEECSLRGHLIQLHSSNHHPRKSEHFCQKF; encoded by the exons ATGAAGGATTCGATAGCTGATCAAGTTACCCCTACAGTAGCGGATTCGGTTCCTCCTCTACCCCCCCCTCCCAGTCGCCATCAGCGGCCTAGGGTTAGGGAAGTCAGCTCCAGGTTCATGTCTTCCATCGTCCCCTCTTCTCCCGGTGATCTTCACCATCACCAAAACCATCATCACGTGCCCAAATCCCCCATCTCCAAGCACACTCCAATGCCAACTCCTGAAATCCACTCGCGGCCCCTGCAACGCTCCAAATCCGCGCAGAGGCAACgcggaggaggtggaggagggCAGGAGATAGAGGCCGCGGAGCCCTTGTCGAGTCGTGCCGCGGATGACAACAACATACAACAACTTGACACCTCTAGGAGCTTGGAGTCTCCACTGAAAGGACTCCATAGTGTTAAAGGGTCAGTTGTACAGAGGAATAATAAACGAGGTGCTTCGGTTAAACTAATTTTCAAGGAGAACAATGGAGGTAAATCTGAGCATCAGCAATCAGAGGTCTTGCGTCGAAGGGGTGGAAATTTTACCACCCCCTCGAGACCTGACACGCCTACGGTGAGCACTACTAGTACTGGCACGGATCATAGGGTTGTTTCGTCTAGGTTTAGACTATCGGGGACTGTCCAAAAGGGCATTAACATTACCACTGCCACGGCTGCTGCGAAGCTGTTGCAATCGAGTGGGATGATGTCGTCCTCGTTCAATGCTGCTCAACTTCCTCCCAATCCCCATGCTAGTAATAGTAATGGAAATGGGGGTACATTGGGAAGAGAAAACGATACATGTCCCACTCCTTCAAACCCTTCTTCGGATTGTGGCCTCGGTTCTGACAGTGAGGAGGATGTTGTGCAGCAAGACAGCAGGTTGCGGTCTTCGTTACCGGAGGTGGATGTGTCCACTAGATTGTTGGGGGATAGAAGTTGCACTATGGGTAATAATGCCATTGGCTGCAATTCGTCCAAGTTCTCTGCTTCTTCACCTTGCTCCCGTTCGCTTAACTTGCCACTCTCAAGTTATGAACATTCCTCCTCCCTCTTGCATACTGTTGGAAGAGCCGGTGAAAAACCCACCAAACCCTTGGGAAATTCTGGAAAGATGGGAAGCCTTTGTCTGCCTCCGCTTCCGTGCCCAAAGGCGGGAGGAGATTTGAAGAAGGGAAGGAAGGATTCAAGTCATGTAGAACAGGTGCATTCTCTGAAATTGCTTCACAACCACCACCTGCAGTGGAGATTTGCAAATGCAAAGGCAGAGGCCTCCATGCATGCCCAGAGAAGGGAAACTGAG AGAGATCTTTATTCTCTTCAAGTCAAAATATCAAATCTGTGTGATGCTGTGAAAAGGAAACAGATCGAACTTGGGCTATGGAAACGAACACAAACTCTATCCACGATTCTTGAAGCTCAT ATGCCAAATCTTGATGAATGGTCCACTTTGGAGGGGGAGTATTTATCATCCTTATCAGGAGTAATTGATGCTTTGGTCAATGCCTCCCTCCAACTTCCAGTTGGTGGAAATGTGCAG GCTGATATAAAAGAAGTGCGGGAGGCTTTGAATGCAGCATTAAAAATGACAGAAAGTATATGTTCACATATCCAAAACTTTGTGCCAAAG GCTGAAGAAATGGATACTTCTATTTCAGAACTAGCGAGGGTGAGCGGTGGAGAAAGAGCTCTCGTTGAAGAGTGTGGACATCTGTTGTTTAAGACATACACATCACAG GTTGAAGAATGCAGCTTAAGGGGGCATCTAATTCAATTACACAGCAGCAACCATCATCCAAGGAAGAGTGAGCATTTTTGTCAGAAATTTTGA
- the LOC131313345 gene encoding uncharacterized protein LOC131313345 isoform X2, producing MALKFLNKKGWHTGSLRNIENVWKAEQKHDAEQKKLEELRKQILEERERSEFRLLQEQAGLVPRQERLDFLYDSGLSVGKGGNSDGFKALESLPKTEPQTASSSSSVKEQPSVPGALFEEKPQSANDAWRKLHSDPLLLIRQREQEALARVKNNPIQMAMIRKSVEAQNKEKTPKSDKIREKHHNKKPKHGRHSSPERNTDSENVASESDKRRNHKSSKRDEHSDKLPPRSERESRERTTNRGKDVMYKEQPYRAPSDSTKENGETRDGIKRKHDKSQREKYYWEGRMEDSESGRKGREDRHESYHKRRNNPSKLSEEERATRLQEMQMDAELHEQQRWKRLKKADEIDDQEAVRAHTVGSRNFLDAAQKSVYGAEKGGSSTIEESVRRRTHYSQRRSEDGEANAFRR from the exons ATGGCGTTGAAGTTTCTAAACAAGAAGGGATGGCACACGGGGAGCCTTCGGAACATAGAGAACGTTTGGAAAGCCGAGCAGAAACACGACGCCGAACAGAAGAAGTTGGAAGAACTCCGCAAGCAGATCCTCGAGGAGAGAGAGCGCTCCGAGTTTCGCCTCCTCCAAGAGCAAGCCGGCCTCGTTCC TCGGCAAGAGAGATTGGATTTCCTGTATGATTCAGGTCTATCCGTTGGAAAGGGCGGTAATTCTGATGGATTTAAGGCACTTGAGTCCTTACCAAAGACTGAACCTCAAACAGCTTCCTCCTCGTCTTCTGTAAAG GAGCAGCCGTCTGTCCCAGGTGCTTTATTTGAGGAGAAGCCTCAATCTGCCAATGATGCGTGGAGGAAACTTCATTCAGATCCTTTGCTTTTGATTCGACAGCGAGAGCAAGAAGCCCTAGCTCGTGTGAAGAACAACCCCATCCAGATGGCAATGATTCGCAAATCT GTTGAAGCTCAGAACAAGGAAAAGACACctaaaagtgacaaaatcagagAGAAGCATCATAACAAGAAGCCGAAGCATGGGAGACATTCTTCACCTGAAAGGAACACGGATTCAGAAAACGTTGCTAGTGAAAGTGACAAAAGAAGAAACCACAAGAGCTCAAAACGTGATGAGCATTCCGACAAGTTACCACCACGTTCAGAGAGAGAATCGAGGGAAAGGACTACTAATAGAGGCAAGGATGTGATGTACAAAGAGCAGCCATATCGTGCCCCATCTGATTCAACCAAGGAAAATGGGGAGACTCGGGATGGAATCAAGAGGAAGCATGACAAGTCACAACGTGAAAAATATTATTGGGAAGGCCGAATGGAGGATTCTGAATCTGGTAGAAAGGGGAGGGAAGACCGACATGAATCATACCACAAGCGCCGGAATAATCCCTCTAAACTTTCCGAAGAAGAGAGAGCTACTAGGCTGCAGGAGATGCAAATGGATGCCGAGTTGCATGAACAGCAAAGATGGAAACGTCTAAAGAAGGCAGATGAGATTGATGATCAAGAAGCCGTGCGTGCACACACAGTTGGTAGCAGGAATTTCTTGGATGCTGCTCAAAAAAGTGTATACGGTGCTGAGAAGGGGGGAAGTTCCACTATAGAGGAGAGTGTACGGCGCCGAACGCATTATTCTCAGAGAAGGTCAGAAGATGGTGAAGCTAATGCTTTTCGGCGTTAA